From Erwinia pyri, a single genomic window includes:
- the kdpD gene encoding two-component system sensor histidine kinase KdpD has translation MNDELQRPDPDALLLQAKESGRGKLKIYFGACAGVGKTWAMLQEARRLRAQGLDVLVGVVETHGREETAALLEGLTVLPRRATGQNRHPEFDLDAALARHPAVILMDELAHSNAPGSRHPKRWQDIDELLDAGMDVMTTVNVQHLESLNDVVGGVTGIRVRETVPDPFFDAADEVVLVDLPADDLRQRLKEGKVYIGDRAERAIENFFRKGNLFALRELALRRTADRVDDQMRAWRDSQGREKVWHTRDAILLCIGDNSGSEKLVRTAARLAARLDCVWHAVYVETPRLHRLSEAKRRGILRTLQLAQDLGAETATLSDPDEANAVVRYARENNLGKILLGHRPVRPWRRHSFAERLGKLGPELDRVIVALDELPSPSASTLSDPRPLNEKWRLPLRGSLAALLSCTLVTLAGRWLLPGVDSVNLVMVYLLAVVVVALRYGRWPSVVATLLNIVAFDLVFVMPTGTIAVSDVQYLVTFGVMLAVGVIVGNLTAGVRYQARVARHREQRARRLYEMAKTLSRALSQQDIAQALPNGLGLQARSELLLPDEKGELTAVGESRLSTVPDRAIARWSFDKGQPAGAGTDTLPGVPWQILPLKSGNQTLGLLVLEPLNLRQLMIPEQQRLVETFTVLIANALERIALSQREAVARLAAEREQLRNALLSALSHDLRTPLTVLFGQSEILTLDLASEGSPHAVQASAMRVQTLNTIRLVNNLLDMARLQSGGFSLRAEWMAIDELIGSTLKMMAPSLGAREINLSLPDEMLLIYVDGPLMERVLTNLLENALKYAGPAAQIGIRVALSPASWLTLEVWDSGPGIPRGLETQIFEKFLRGEKESAIPGVGLGLAICQAIVTLHEGKIRAENRPEGGASFMITLPMKIPPVIEEYQ, from the coding sequence ATGAATGATGAACTGCAGCGCCCCGATCCGGACGCGCTGCTGCTGCAGGCGAAGGAGAGCGGCCGTGGCAAGCTGAAGATCTATTTTGGCGCCTGTGCCGGGGTAGGGAAAACCTGGGCGATGCTGCAGGAGGCGCGTCGGCTGCGCGCGCAGGGGCTGGACGTACTGGTCGGCGTGGTGGAGACGCACGGCCGCGAGGAGACGGCCGCGCTGCTGGAAGGGTTAACCGTACTGCCGCGCCGGGCGACGGGGCAGAATCGCCATCCGGAATTCGATCTGGATGCTGCGCTGGCCCGCCATCCGGCGGTGATCCTGATGGATGAGCTGGCGCACAGTAATGCGCCAGGCTCCCGCCACCCTAAACGCTGGCAGGACATTGACGAACTGCTGGACGCCGGGATGGACGTGATGACCACCGTCAACGTTCAGCATCTGGAGAGCCTGAACGACGTGGTTGGCGGCGTCACGGGGATCCGCGTGCGGGAAACCGTACCGGATCCCTTTTTTGATGCGGCTGATGAAGTGGTGCTGGTGGATTTGCCCGCCGATGACCTGCGCCAGCGGCTGAAAGAGGGCAAGGTCTACATTGGCGACCGGGCCGAGCGTGCCATTGAGAACTTTTTCCGTAAGGGCAACCTGTTTGCGCTGCGCGAGCTGGCGCTGCGCCGCACCGCTGACCGCGTTGACGATCAGATGCGGGCCTGGCGAGACAGCCAGGGGCGGGAGAAAGTCTGGCACACGCGCGACGCTATCCTGCTCTGCATTGGCGACAACAGCGGCAGCGAAAAGCTGGTGCGGACGGCGGCCCGGCTGGCTGCCCGACTGGACTGCGTCTGGCATGCGGTCTATGTGGAGACGCCGCGCCTGCACCGCCTTTCTGAAGCTAAACGCCGGGGGATTTTGCGCACTCTTCAACTGGCGCAGGATCTTGGGGCCGAGACCGCCACGCTCTCCGACCCGGATGAAGCGAACGCCGTGGTGCGCTATGCCAGGGAGAATAACCTGGGCAAGATCCTGCTTGGTCACCGGCCTGTGCGGCCCTGGCGACGGCACAGCTTTGCCGAACGGCTGGGTAAACTGGGGCCGGAGTTAGATCGGGTGATTGTGGCGCTGGACGAACTTCCATCGCCATCCGCCAGCACGCTTTCTGACCCGCGTCCGTTGAATGAGAAATGGCGTCTTCCCTTACGGGGATCGCTTGCCGCACTCCTCTCCTGTACGCTGGTGACGCTGGCTGGCCGCTGGCTGCTGCCCGGCGTCGATTCCGTTAACCTGGTGATGGTTTATCTGCTGGCGGTGGTGGTGGTGGCGCTGCGCTATGGCCGCTGGCCTTCTGTGGTGGCGACCCTGCTGAATATTGTCGCGTTTGACCTGGTATTTGTGATGCCTACCGGCACCATTGCGGTCTCTGACGTGCAGTATCTGGTGACGTTTGGCGTGATGCTGGCGGTGGGCGTGATTGTCGGCAACCTCACCGCCGGCGTGCGCTATCAGGCCAGAGTGGCGCGGCACCGTGAACAGCGCGCCCGCCGCCTTTATGAAATGGCAAAAACCCTGAGCCGCGCGCTCAGCCAGCAGGATATTGCTCAGGCCCTGCCGAACGGCCTTGGCCTGCAGGCGCGGAGCGAGCTGTTGCTGCCGGATGAAAAAGGGGAGCTGACGGCGGTGGGCGAGTCGCGTCTCAGCACGGTGCCGGACAGAGCGATTGCCCGCTGGAGCTTTGATAAAGGGCAGCCCGCCGGGGCGGGAACGGATACGCTGCCGGGCGTGCCGTGGCAGATCCTGCCGCTGAAAAGCGGCAATCAGACGCTGGGACTGCTGGTACTGGAGCCGCTCAACCTGCGGCAGCTGATGATCCCGGAGCAGCAGCGGCTGGTGGAAACCTTTACGGTGCTGATTGCCAATGCGCTGGAGCGTATCGCCCTCAGCCAGCGTGAAGCGGTGGCTCGCCTGGCCGCCGAGCGTGAACAGCTGCGAAACGCGCTGCTTTCCGCCCTCTCGCACGATCTGCGGACGCCGCTGACGGTGCTGTTTGGTCAGTCTGAAATCCTCACCCTGGATCTGGCCAGCGAAGGCTCACCCCATGCTGTTCAGGCCAGCGCCATGCGCGTGCAGACGCTGAACACCATCCGTCTGGTCAACAATCTGCTGGATATGGCGCGGCTGCAGTCAGGCGGCTTCAGTCTGCGTGCCGAATGGATGGCGATTGATGAGCTGATAGGCAGCACGCTGAAAATGATGGCACCTTCGCTGGGCGCAAGGGAAATTAACCTGTCGCTGCCGGATGAGATGCTGCTGATTTACGTCGACGGGCCGCTGATGGAAAGGGTCCTGACCAACCTGCTGGAGAACGCGCTGAAATATGCCGGACCAGCGGCGCAGATCGGCATCCGTGTGGCGCTCTCCCCGGCAAGCTGGCTGACGCTTGAAGTGTGGGACAGCGGGCCGGGCATTCCCCGGGGGCTGGAAACGCAGATTTTTGAGAAATTTTTACGGGGAGAAAAAGAGTCAGCTATCCCAGGCGTGGGGCTTGGTCTGGCAATTTGTCAGGCTATCGTCACGCTGCACGAGGGAAAGATCCGTGCAGAGAATCGTCCTGAGGGCGGCGCAAGCTTTATGATTACGCTGCCGATGAAAATACCGCCGGTCATTGAAGAGTACCAGTAA
- a CDS encoding carbohydrate ABC transporter permease: MKRNIKTILRYLAALLVAASILGPMLWLFLMSVSSNNDLARIPLEWLPRQWDFSRYAALVSLEPGQPGVLFLHALGNSVLVACGATLISLLLAIPAAFSFSRYPGRDGWLFGSLAIYMVPPVAFVLPLYFVLQQLSLLNTHLGLVLVYCSLILPFLTWMLKGQFDALPRDIEQAARLDGLRFWQVLLRITLPLAKPVLGASALFGWLLAWDEFFYALLFTSNISAQTLPVTIAGFTAGRATDDGLIAAVGILASVPPLFIAIWLQKSLVNGLASGGSKG; this comes from the coding sequence ATGAAGCGTAATATCAAAACTATTCTGCGTTACCTGGCCGCGCTACTGGTAGCGGCCAGCATTCTGGGGCCGATGCTCTGGCTGTTTCTGATGAGCGTCAGCTCCAATAACGATCTGGCCCGCATCCCGCTGGAGTGGCTGCCGCGCCAGTGGGACTTCAGCCGTTATGCCGCGCTGGTCTCGCTGGAACCAGGTCAGCCGGGCGTGCTGTTCCTGCACGCGCTGGGTAACAGCGTGCTGGTGGCCTGCGGTGCCACGCTGATCTCCCTGCTGCTGGCGATTCCGGCCGCGTTCAGCTTTTCACGCTATCCCGGGCGCGACGGCTGGCTGTTTGGCAGCCTGGCGATCTATATGGTGCCGCCGGTGGCGTTTGTGCTGCCGCTCTACTTTGTGCTGCAACAGCTCAGTTTGCTGAACACCCATCTTGGCCTGGTGCTGGTTTACTGCTCGCTGATTTTGCCCTTCCTCACCTGGATGCTGAAGGGCCAGTTTGATGCGCTACCGCGCGATATCGAACAAGCGGCAAGACTGGACGGGCTGCGTTTCTGGCAGGTGCTGCTGCGGATCACGCTGCCGCTGGCAAAACCGGTGCTGGGGGCTTCGGCGCTGTTTGGCTGGCTGCTGGCCTGGGACGAGTTCTTTTATGCGCTGCTGTTTACCAGCAATATCAGTGCCCAGACGCTTCCGGTGACCATTGCCGGCTTTACCGCCGGTCGCGCGACCGATGATGGCCTGATTGCCGCCGTTGGCATTCTGGCTTCGGTACCGCCGCTGTTTATCGCCATCTGGCTGCAAAAAAGCCTTGTTAACGGGCTGGCCAGCGGCGGCAGTAAAGGCTGA
- the kdpA gene encoding potassium-transporting ATPase subunit KdpA → MAASAFLLIATYLLLLMLLARPLGAGLVRLIEEQPLPGFARFERLLWQVSGVESQPMAWRRYLLAILLFNLLGFVLLMSLLMAQGSLPLNPQQLPGLKWDLALNTAVSFVTNTNWQAYAGESTLSYFSQMAGLTVQNFLSAATGIAVAFALIRGFANRSLGTLGNAWRDLTRITLYLLLPLSLVIALFFVSQGTLQNLNGYLDLTTLEGARQTLPMGPVASQEAIKMLGTNGGGFFNVNSAHPFENPTALSNFVQMLAIFLIPAALCFAFGEVVKERRQGHALLWAMSLMFLTAVAVVMWAEVNGNPHFLALGAESASNMEGKETRFGILSSSLFAVITTAASCGAVNAMHDSFTALGGMVPMWLMQIGEVVFGGVGAGLYGMLLFVLLAVFIAGLMIGRTPEYLGKKIDVWEMKMTALAILVTPTLVLLGSALAMMTEAGRSAMANPGIHGFSEVLYALSSAANNNGSAFAGLSANTPFWNLLLAFCMLVGRFGIIIPVLAIAGSLAQKNVQPAGNGTLPTHGALFIALLTGTVLLVGALTFIPALALGPVAEHLQMVGH, encoded by the coding sequence ATGGCCGCCAGCGCATTTCTTCTGATCGCCACTTACCTGCTGCTGCTGATGCTGCTGGCCCGTCCGCTGGGAGCCGGGCTGGTCCGCCTGATTGAAGAGCAGCCCTTACCCGGATTCGCCCGCTTTGAGCGCCTGCTCTGGCAGGTCAGCGGCGTGGAGAGCCAGCCGATGGCGTGGCGGCGCTATCTGCTGGCGATCCTGCTGTTCAATCTGCTTGGCTTTGTGCTGCTGATGAGCCTGCTGATGGCGCAGGGAAGCCTGCCGCTAAATCCACAGCAGCTTCCCGGCCTGAAGTGGGATCTGGCGCTGAATACCGCCGTCAGCTTTGTCACCAACACCAACTGGCAGGCTTATGCCGGTGAGAGCACGCTCAGCTACTTCAGCCAGATGGCGGGGCTGACGGTGCAAAACTTCCTCTCCGCCGCTACCGGCATTGCCGTGGCGTTTGCGCTGATCCGGGGCTTTGCTAATCGCTCTCTGGGGACGCTGGGCAACGCATGGCGGGATCTTACCCGTATTACGCTCTACCTGCTGCTGCCGCTCTCGCTGGTGATTGCCCTGTTCTTTGTCAGTCAGGGAACCCTGCAAAACCTCAACGGCTACCTTGATCTGACCACGCTGGAAGGGGCCAGACAGACGCTGCCGATGGGGCCGGTGGCTTCTCAGGAAGCGATCAAGATGCTGGGTACTAACGGCGGCGGCTTCTTTAACGTTAACTCGGCGCATCCGTTTGAAAACCCCACCGCCCTGAGCAATTTTGTGCAAATGCTGGCGATCTTTCTAATCCCCGCCGCGCTCTGCTTCGCTTTTGGCGAGGTGGTGAAAGAGCGACGTCAGGGCCACGCGCTGCTCTGGGCGATGTCGCTTATGTTCCTGACGGCGGTAGCGGTGGTGATGTGGGCGGAAGTGAACGGCAACCCGCACTTCCTTGCTCTGGGTGCAGAGAGCGCCAGCAATATGGAGGGCAAGGAGACCCGCTTCGGTATCCTCAGCTCCAGCCTGTTTGCGGTGATCACCACTGCGGCATCATGCGGGGCCGTCAATGCGATGCATGACTCCTTCACCGCGCTGGGCGGCATGGTGCCGATGTGGCTGATGCAGATTGGCGAAGTGGTCTTCGGCGGCGTGGGAGCCGGGCTGTACGGCATGCTGCTGTTCGTGCTGCTGGCGGTGTTTATTGCCGGGTTGATGATCGGTCGCACCCCGGAATACCTCGGGAAAAAAATCGACGTCTGGGAGATGAAGATGACCGCGCTGGCGATCCTGGTCACCCCCACGCTGGTGCTGCTGGGTAGCGCGCTGGCGATGATGACCGAGGCGGGACGCAGCGCGATGGCGAATCCGGGCATACACGGCTTCAGCGAGGTGCTCTATGCGCTCTCCTCTGCCGCCAACAACAACGGCAGCGCCTTTGCGGGACTGAGCGCCAACACGCCGTTCTGGAACCTGCTGCTGGCCTTCTGCATGCTGGTGGGTCGCTTCGGCATCATCATTCCGGTGCTGGCCATTGCCGGTTCGCTGGCGCAGAAAAACGTGCAGCCAGCGGGCAACGGCACGCTGCCGACGCATGGCGCGCTGTTTATCGCTCTGCTGACTGGCACCGTGCTGCTGGTGGGCGCACTGACGTTTATCCCTGCACTGGCTCTTGGGCCGGTTGCGGAACATTTGCAGATGGTCGGTCATTAA
- the kdpF gene encoding K(+)-transporting ATPase subunit F, translating to MSIALLTSIVLVFLLLIYLVCALINAEEF from the coding sequence GTGAGTATCGCCCTGCTAACCAGCATTGTGCTGGTGTTCCTGTTACTGATCTACCTGGTCTGTGCACTGATAAATGCGGAGGAGTTCTGA
- a CDS encoding alpha/beta hydrolase encodes MTKGLVILLHGVGSNGEDLAGLGAHWASDLPEVAFSSPNAPYRFDHGPGYQWFSLAGVTPDNRAARVEAAREAFDQQLNAILAEHQMQDQLNKVVLVGFSQGSIMGIDAVISGRWPIAGLVAFSGRLASPTPYHPATSTPVMLIHGMADSVIPYSESETAALALAAAGITATTQFDPSTGHTISVQGARSAAAFIGRCLSA; translated from the coding sequence ATGACAAAAGGATTGGTTATTTTACTGCACGGCGTCGGCAGCAACGGCGAGGATCTGGCCGGTCTCGGCGCTCACTGGGCCAGCGACCTGCCCGAGGTGGCCTTCTCCAGCCCCAACGCGCCTTACCGTTTTGATCATGGTCCGGGCTACCAGTGGTTCAGCCTGGCTGGCGTGACGCCTGATAACCGCGCGGCGCGCGTGGAGGCGGCGCGTGAAGCCTTTGATCAGCAGCTTAACGCCATCCTTGCAGAGCATCAGATGCAGGATCAGCTGAATAAAGTCGTGCTGGTGGGCTTTTCGCAGGGCTCGATTATGGGAATAGATGCGGTAATCTCCGGGCGCTGGCCGATAGCCGGGCTGGTGGCCTTCTCGGGCCGGCTCGCCTCGCCCACCCCTTATCACCCTGCCACCTCCACGCCGGTGATGCTTATCCACGGCATGGCTGACAGCGTGATCCCCTACAGCGAAAGCGAAACGGCGGCGCTGGCGCTGGCGGCAGCGGGCATTACCGCCACTACGCAATTTGATCCCTCCACAGGCCATACGATTTCCGTACAGGGCGCGCGCTCGGCGGCGGCGTTCATCGGCAGGTGCCTCTCAGCATAA
- a CDS encoding YdgH/BhsA/McbA-like domain containing protein, which translates to MKTIKTLSVAALAALSLISFGSFAAQSISAQGSTLDSAEAQIAAQAKASGADSYKITSARADNGVYMTAELYK; encoded by the coding sequence ATGAAAACTATCAAAACATTGTCTGTTGCCGCTCTTGCTGCCCTGTCACTGATCTCTTTCGGTAGCTTCGCTGCCCAGAGTATCTCTGCACAAGGCTCTACCCTGGACAGCGCAGAAGCACAAATCGCGGCACAGGCTAAAGCATCCGGCGCTGATTCTTACAAAATCACCAGCGCACGTGCAGACAACGGCGTGTACATGACCGCTGAACTCTACAAATAA
- a CDS encoding response regulator transcription factor encodes MTHIVYVVDDDESVIAALSNLLSSESYVVVPFSSPQCFLAHPAYQQPCCLILDINMPGADGFDVTQALAARGYSIPTIFLTGFGSIPVTVKAMKAGAYEFLTKPAEPEKLLQAVSEAIQISEENLEVSSDKLEMTTRHQSLTPRESEVMLLAIGGLLNKQIAAEMGISEITAKVHKRRVMEKMKVRSLSDLVRIADRLNLMISRSR; translated from the coding sequence ATGACTCACATTGTGTATGTAGTGGATGATGACGAATCCGTAATCGCCGCACTCAGCAACCTGCTGAGTTCAGAAAGTTATGTCGTTGTACCCTTCTCATCTCCCCAGTGCTTTCTTGCCCATCCGGCTTACCAGCAGCCCTGCTGCCTGATCCTCGATATTAATATGCCGGGCGCAGACGGTTTTGACGTGACCCAGGCGCTGGCAGCGCGCGGTTATTCGATTCCTACCATATTTTTAACCGGATTTGGCTCGATTCCGGTGACAGTCAAGGCGATGAAGGCGGGGGCTTACGAGTTTCTGACCAAGCCCGCAGAGCCAGAAAAACTCCTGCAGGCGGTTTCGGAAGCTATTCAAATCTCTGAAGAGAACCTTGAGGTCTCCTCCGATAAACTGGAGATGACCACCCGGCATCAGTCGCTGACGCCCAGAGAGAGTGAGGTGATGCTGCTGGCGATCGGTGGGCTGCTCAATAAACAGATTGCCGCAGAGATGGGCATCAGCGAGATTACCGCCAAAGTGCATAAGCGCAGGGTAATGGAGAAGATGAAAGTCCGCTCGTTATCTGACCTGGTAAGAATTGCCGACAGGCTGAACCTCATGATTTCCCGCTCGCGCTGA
- the kdpB gene encoding potassium-transporting ATPase subunit KdpB, protein MSRNQQALFDGALMRVALSDALKKMSPRVQFRNPVMFVVWIGSVLTTLLALAMLAGKTPGNAAFTGAISLWLWFTVLFANFAEALAEGRSKAQANSLKGIQKTSYAKKMSAAKYGSAHQQVAADSLRKGDVVLVEAGDIIPCDGEVLEGGASVDESAITGESAPVIRESGGDFASVTGGTRILSDWLVVQCSVNPGETFLDRMIAMVEGATRRKTPNEIALTILLVALTIVFLLATATLYPFTVWGGHPVSITVLVALLVCLIPTTIGGLLSAIGVAGMSRMLAANVIATSGRAVEAAGDVDVLMLDKTGTITLGNRQATQFMLAPGVTEEQLADAAQLASLADETPEGRSIVVLAKQKFNLRERDLNSMGATFIPFSAQTRMSGVNVQGRMVRKGAVDAVRRHTESSGGEFPLAVNKLVEEVARAGGTPLVVSEGAKVLGVVALKDIVKGGIKERFAELRKMGIKTIMITGDNPLTAAAIAAEAGVDDFLSEATPEAKLALIRQYQAEGRLVAMTGDGTNDAPALAQADVAVAMNSGTQAAKEAGNMVDLDSNPTKLLEVVHIGKQMLMTRGSLTTFSIANDVAKYFAIIPAAFAVTYPQLNALNVMGLHSPDSAILSAVIFNALVIVFLIPLALRGVSYRPLSAAALLRRNLWIYGFGGLLVPFVGIKLIDMLLTVTGWF, encoded by the coding sequence ATGAGTCGTAATCAACAGGCGCTGTTTGACGGTGCGCTGATGCGTGTCGCCCTGAGTGACGCCCTGAAAAAGATGAGCCCCCGCGTGCAGTTCCGTAACCCGGTGATGTTTGTGGTGTGGATCGGCAGCGTGCTGACCACGCTGCTGGCGCTGGCGATGCTGGCAGGAAAAACGCCGGGTAACGCCGCCTTTACCGGCGCAATTTCGCTGTGGCTCTGGTTTACCGTGCTGTTCGCCAATTTTGCCGAAGCGCTGGCAGAAGGGCGCAGTAAGGCGCAGGCCAACAGCCTGAAAGGCATCCAGAAAACCAGCTATGCCAAAAAGATGAGCGCGGCGAAATATGGCTCCGCGCATCAGCAGGTGGCGGCAGACTCCCTGCGTAAGGGCGATGTAGTACTGGTGGAAGCGGGAGATATTATTCCCTGCGATGGAGAAGTGCTGGAGGGGGGCGCTTCGGTGGATGAAAGCGCCATTACCGGCGAGTCTGCACCGGTTATCCGTGAGTCCGGCGGCGACTTCGCCTCGGTCACCGGCGGCACGCGCATCCTGTCAGACTGGCTGGTGGTGCAGTGCAGCGTTAACCCGGGCGAAACTTTTCTCGACCGGATGATTGCTATGGTGGAAGGCGCAACCCGCCGCAAAACGCCTAATGAAATCGCCCTGACTATTCTGCTGGTGGCGCTGACCATCGTCTTTCTGCTGGCGACCGCTACCCTCTATCCCTTTACGGTGTGGGGCGGCCATCCGGTGAGCATCACCGTGCTGGTGGCGCTGTTGGTCTGCCTGATCCCCACCACTATTGGCGGCCTGCTCTCCGCCATTGGCGTGGCGGGAATGAGCCGCATGCTGGCGGCCAACGTGATCGCTACCAGCGGGCGTGCCGTGGAAGCGGCAGGGGATGTGGATGTGCTGATGCTCGATAAAACCGGCACCATCACGCTGGGGAACCGGCAGGCCACCCAGTTTATGCTTGCGCCTGGCGTGACGGAGGAGCAGCTGGCCGATGCTGCCCAGCTCGCCTCGCTGGCGGATGAAACGCCGGAAGGGCGCAGTATTGTGGTGCTGGCTAAACAGAAATTTAACCTGCGCGAGCGGGATCTCAACAGCATGGGGGCGACCTTTATCCCCTTCTCGGCGCAGACGCGGATGAGCGGCGTCAACGTGCAGGGGCGCATGGTGCGCAAAGGGGCGGTGGATGCGGTCCGCCGCCATACGGAGAGCAGCGGCGGCGAGTTTCCTCTGGCGGTCAATAAACTGGTGGAAGAGGTGGCACGCGCAGGCGGAACGCCGCTGGTGGTCAGCGAAGGGGCAAAAGTGCTGGGTGTGGTGGCGCTGAAAGATATCGTGAAGGGCGGGATCAAAGAGCGCTTTGCCGAGCTGCGCAAAATGGGTATCAAAACCATCATGATCACCGGCGACAACCCGCTGACCGCTGCCGCCATCGCTGCCGAGGCGGGCGTGGATGACTTCCTTTCAGAAGCGACGCCGGAAGCGAAGCTGGCGCTGATCCGTCAGTATCAGGCGGAAGGGCGGCTGGTGGCGATGACCGGAGACGGCACTAACGATGCCCCGGCGCTGGCGCAGGCGGACGTAGCCGTAGCGATGAATTCCGGCACCCAGGCGGCCAAAGAGGCGGGCAACATGGTGGATCTCGATTCCAACCCGACCAAACTGCTGGAAGTGGTGCATATCGGTAAGCAGATGCTGATGACCCGTGGCTCGCTGACGACCTTCAGTATCGCCAACGACGTCGCCAAATATTTTGCCATCATCCCGGCGGCTTTTGCGGTGACTTATCCGCAGCTTAACGCGCTGAACGTGATGGGATTGCACTCGCCGGACTCCGCCATTCTGTCGGCGGTGATCTTTAACGCGCTGGTGATTGTGTTCCTGATCCCGCTGGCGTTACGCGGCGTCAGCTATCGTCCGCTGAGCGCCGCCGCGCTGCTGCGTCGCAACCTGTGGATTTACGGATTTGGTGGACTGCTGGTGCCGTTTGTCGGCATTAAGTTAATCGATATGTTGCTGACCGTGACCGGTTGGTTTTAA
- the kdpC gene encoding potassium-transporting ATPase subunit KdpC, whose product MSQLRPAVILLLLLTLITGLLYPLLTTLLAQWWFPLQANGSLLQKEGKVQGSALIGQDFSSPDYFWGRPSATAPSPYNPAASSGSNLAGSNPALDEAVKQRIAALRQANPQADTAVPVDLVTASGSGLDPQISPEAAYWQAARVAAARKIPAEEVKRLIEENTTVPFPGFIGEPGVNVLKLNLALDAVQ is encoded by the coding sequence ATGAGTCAATTACGCCCTGCGGTGATTTTACTGCTGTTACTCACGCTGATCACCGGACTGCTTTATCCTTTACTCACCACGCTGCTGGCGCAGTGGTGGTTTCCGCTGCAGGCGAACGGTTCTTTGCTACAAAAGGAGGGGAAAGTGCAGGGATCGGCGCTGATTGGACAGGATTTTTCCTCGCCCGACTATTTTTGGGGGCGTCCTTCCGCTACCGCCCCGTCGCCCTACAATCCGGCGGCTTCATCAGGAAGTAACCTGGCTGGCAGCAATCCGGCGCTGGATGAGGCGGTAAAGCAGCGGATAGCCGCCTTACGCCAGGCCAATCCGCAGGCAGACACGGCAGTGCCGGTCGACCTGGTGACCGCTTCCGGCAGCGGGCTTGACCCGCAAATCTCTCCTGAAGCCGCTTACTGGCAGGCCGCCCGCGTGGCGGCAGCCAGAAAGATCCCGGCCGAAGAGGTGAAGCGACTGATAGAAGAGAACACCACTGTGCCGTTCCCCGGATTTATTGGCGAGCCAGGCGTGAACGTACTGAAACTGAACCTGGCGCTGGATGCCGTGCAATAA
- a CDS encoding ABC transporter ATP-binding protein, protein MARVELVKVAKRYAKQTVLQPLDLTIPDGSFTVLVGPSGCGKSTLLRLMAGLDTLTEGSILLDNKQINDLDPADRDIAMVFQSYALYPHLTVAENLGFHMKVKRVKREEQESKISRVAEILGISKLLNRFPRALSGGQRQRVAMGRAMVRNPQVFLFDEPLSNLDAQLRMELRAEIKALHQRFKTTMVYVTHDQVEAMTLADQIVVMRDGVIVQQGKPLEIYDRPVDTFVARFIGSPPMNLLEGVPESRAGVLGVRCNGLWFALPAHWHQAAAQQGSRPVLVGIRAQDFLLASAPVSAAAPVMAPPLPEAIVRLVEITGESSLLHVDWQGYPLHVQFAGRVDVRPEQPLSLAVNGEKIHLFDAGSGKRL, encoded by the coding sequence ATGGCACGTGTTGAACTGGTCAAGGTCGCTAAGCGTTACGCTAAACAAACGGTGCTCCAGCCGCTGGATCTCACCATTCCTGACGGCAGCTTTACCGTGCTGGTTGGCCCCTCCGGCTGTGGAAAATCCACGCTGCTGCGCCTGATGGCGGGGCTGGATACCCTCACGGAGGGATCGATCCTGCTGGATAACAAACAGATTAACGATCTCGATCCTGCGGATCGTGATATCGCCATGGTTTTCCAGAGCTATGCGCTTTATCCCCACCTCACCGTGGCGGAAAACCTGGGTTTTCATATGAAGGTGAAGCGGGTTAAGCGTGAAGAGCAGGAGAGCAAAATTTCCCGCGTGGCGGAGATCCTCGGCATCAGCAAACTGCTGAACCGCTTCCCGCGCGCCCTCTCCGGCGGGCAGCGTCAGCGGGTGGCGATGGGCCGCGCCATGGTTCGTAACCCTCAGGTTTTTCTGTTTGACGAACCGTTGTCAAACCTGGATGCCCAGCTGCGTATGGAGCTGCGCGCAGAGATCAAAGCGCTGCATCAGCGGTTTAAAACCACCATGGTCTATGTCACCCACGACCAGGTTGAAGCGATGACGCTGGCGGATCAGATTGTGGTGATGCGTGACGGCGTGATCGTTCAGCAGGGCAAACCGCTGGAGATCTACGATCGTCCGGTCGATACCTTTGTCGCCCGTTTTATTGGCTCCCCGCCGATGAACCTGCTGGAGGGGGTGCCAGAAAGCCGTGCAGGCGTGCTTGGCGTACGGTGCAACGGACTCTGGTTTGCTCTGCCTGCCCACTGGCATCAGGCGGCAGCTCAGCAGGGAAGCCGACCGGTACTGGTAGGGATCAGGGCGCAGGACTTTCTGTTAGCCTCTGCGCCTGTTTCTGCAGCGGCACCTGTTATGGCGCCGCCGCTGCCGGAGGCTATTGTCCGGCTGGTTGAAATCACCGGTGAATCCAGCCTGCTGCACGTTGACTGGCAGGGTTACCCGCTGCATGTCCAGTTTGCTGGCCGCGTCGATGTTCGCCCTGAGCAGCCGCTGTCGCTGGCTGTCAACGGTGAGAAAATCCATCTGTTTGATGCCGGGAGCGGGAAACGGCTCTGA